CCCCTCTCAGTGTACATAATGTTTTTAGCTGCCCACCTCTCTTTCATCGGTTGTAAAACTGAAGGCAGCCTGAGAGAATGCTGAATGATAACTGAATGAATTCGGACTGTCCCATACTGTACTCCTTTTCCTTCTTCCTAGACTATAGTCAAGGAAAATCCCCTCCGCAGGACGGGGAACCGAGCCCTACTCCAGACAGGAGCAAGTAAAGGGATAATTTGTTACTCTTAGCAGAGAATAAATGAACGCATTTTGAAAATTGAAGGTAGGGGAAAGAAGTATGATCCGTATTAGTCATTTAGTTCACGAGAGACTTATGTTCCTATTCAAATTTTTGTACTCGCCTGCATATGTGGGTAGCGTAACACCCAGTTCCAGATTTTTAGCTAAAAATATGATAGAATCCATTCCATGGAGTGATGTTCATGCCGTGGCTGAGCTTGGGGCTGGAACAGGCGCAATTACCCAATACATCCCGTCTACGACAAAAATTCAACCTAAGGTTTTGCTCTTTGAGAAGGACCCGACCATGCAGCAGAGTTTAAAAAGAAGATTCCCGAATTATCTGTGCTATTCCGACTCGCGTGAGCTTCAGCTTGCTATGAAAAATGCTCAAATTGAACAGCTTGACTGTATAATCAGCGGGCTGCCATTCTTCAACTTTCCACAAGCGATGCGAGATCAAATCGTAGAACAAATTCATCGGTCACTCAGGGATGGAGGGATGTTTGTCGCCTTTCAATACTCTAAACAGATGAAACAGCAGTTAGGTGAATGGTTTGATATTGAAGAAATCAAGTTTGTACCTATGAATGTTCCACCCGCATTCGTGTATGTATGCCGAAAGAAAGCTTAAGAAAGGAGTATGGGGATGGATGTTGAATATTTGATTTCCATTATCGAACAATATGGCTATGCAGCATTATTCTTCTCTCTATGGCTCGGAATTGTGGGACTGCCCATTCCAGACGAAGTTATAGTGATGACTGGCGGGGCCGTAACAAGCATGGGGATACTTCATCCGTTACCTGCTTTTTTAATTGTATATCTCGGGGTTGTATCAGGCCTATCCTTAGGTTATGTGTTGGGGAGAAGCTTGGGTACACCCATTTTGGATCGTTTGCGCCGGAAGAAGAAAATGGACAAGTACATTACTTTTTCAGAAAATTTAGTACATAAGTATGGAAACTTCACGATATGCATCAGCTACTTGCTACCGATCGTTCGCCACATTGTCCCTTATATTGTGGGGATCAATAAAATGAGTTTTAAGCGCTACGCTCTATTCTCTTATTCAACGGGCTTGATTTGGACGCTGATCTTCTTTTTGCTCGGACGTCTCTTTGGCGATCATGTACAAGCAGCAGGAGAATTGATTCATCGTTATGGCTTGCAGGTGGCACTGCTTCTCATCATGCTGACAATTATATTTTTTATAATGAAATTCGTGTGGGGGAAGAAAACAACGGAGGATTAGCTGAGATAAAGCTCACCAAAGTCAAAAAGACGTTTTTAAGTATTTTATCACTTTGATTATTCCTTATTTATGGTATACTTTTCTAATACAATATGCGGCTATAAAGGGCGGTCGGCTAGTCTCCCAGAAGGGAGGTGATGCCCATGGAGGTCAAAGATGCTATCTCCTTAATGATCATGTTTGGTATGTTCATTTTGGCGTTACTTACCTACATGAAAAAGAAATAGACCGCCCTGACCAAAGGTAAACGGTCTATTCTCGACCATATCTTACGCGGCCGACTGCTCTTTATGCAGTTATTGTATGGTGGAGTCGTGTTAGCGCACGGCTCCTTATTTATTCTTACCTTATTATAACCGATTTTATTACGTAATTACATGTCTTTGTTACTCGAATTTCTAAATTAATGGATTAATTAAGGGTTCATACTGCGATGAATAAGCCCTCTCACCCTAGGCTATTTTTTTAATTGAAGCAGCTTAACCAGCTTATCATGAATGGCCGTATTCGGGTAATTCCCGCTAAATTGGGAGGAACCCGGACCCATTGCAGTTAGCGCTACATCAACGGATGTATGCCCTCCTGTGGTCCAGTCGATATAAAACTTCTCATCAGAGCCTTTTACGGTAAAAGGACCGTCTTCTTTGGAAATACCTTCACCGGATTCATCCTCTGCATCTTCGCCTTCAATGGCCAAACCGCCCGTTTCATGGTCTGCCGTCACTAACACCAAAGTATCTGGATGCGCTTTGGCATAGTCCTTAGCTACTTTGACAGCCTTATCCAGCTGCTGCCCGGCTTTAATGGTTAATTCACCTTCATTGTCGTGCGCCATCTCATCCGTTCCTTCTTCCTCTACCATCAGGAAAAAGCCTTTTTTGTTTTTGGATAGAACATCAATCGCTTTCGCTGTCATATCCGGTAAAGAAACCGTTGGGTTGTAAGAATTGCCTAGTTTGTTGTGAGCTTGGAACATTTCTTCATTGGCGAACAGCCCTAGTAATTTAGAGCCTTTGGCTGCTTTCATTTCAGCCTGGTCTGTCACATAGCTATAGCCCAACTTCTTCGCTTGTTCCACCAAATTTCCTTGAGTTCCCTTACTAGCTTCCTCAGGATCTTCTGTCGGTGCATCTGGATGTTTGCCTGCTGTTCCTGCAGGGTACCAGAAATCCTCACCCCCGCCCAGAATCACATCCAGCTTGCTTTTCTCAATATACTGCTTGGCAATCTCGCTTTGAGCAGAACGCTTCTCAACATGCGCACCAAAGGCAGCGCCCGTCGCATCTGTCACTTGGCTTGTCGTCACTACTCCTGTAGACATGCCTGCTTTTTTAGCCAGCTCCATAATGGTTGTCACTGGTTTTTTATTCAAATCCATTCCGATCGCGCCGTTATACGTTTTCACACCTGTTGCAATGGCAGTCGCAGCGGCGGCAGAATCTGTAACCAGGTTGTCCCCTGAACTCGTGCTAACCAGGCCTGTTACAGGCATCTTGTCCATTTCAAGCAAT
This window of the Paenibacillus polymyxa genome carries:
- a CDS encoding class I SAM-dependent methyltransferase; amino-acid sequence: MIRISHLVHERLMFLFKFLYSPAYVGSVTPSSRFLAKNMIESIPWSDVHAVAELGAGTGAITQYIPSTTKIQPKVLLFEKDPTMQQSLKRRFPNYLCYSDSRELQLAMKNAQIEQLDCIISGLPFFNFPQAMRDQIVEQIHRSLRDGGMFVAFQYSKQMKQQLGEWFDIEEIKFVPMNVPPAFVYVCRKKA
- a CDS encoding DedA family protein is translated as MDVEYLISIIEQYGYAALFFSLWLGIVGLPIPDEVIVMTGGAVTSMGILHPLPAFLIVYLGVVSGLSLGYVLGRSLGTPILDRLRRKKKMDKYITFSENLVHKYGNFTICISYLLPIVRHIVPYIVGINKMSFKRYALFSYSTGLIWTLIFFLLGRLFGDHVQAAGELIHRYGLQVALLLIMLTIIFFIMKFVWGKKTTED
- a CDS encoding putative holin-like toxin; the protein is MFGMFILALLTYMKKK
- a CDS encoding alkaline phosphatase → MKKRSMKKSILALSAVTVLTVPLLSADIPKAFAAAAPTKSTVAESKAQKAVSAKADTPKNVILFIGDGMGEASRNAIRLATVGKSGLLEMDKMPVTGLVSTSSGDNLVTDSAAAATAIATGVKTYNGAIGMDLNKKPVTTIMELAKKAGMSTGVVTTSQVTDATGAAFGAHVEKRSAQSEIAKQYIEKSKLDVILGGGEDFWYPAGTAGKHPDAPTEDPEEASKGTQGNLVEQAKKLGYSYVTDQAEMKAAKGSKLLGLFANEEMFQAHNKLGNSYNPTVSLPDMTAKAIDVLSKNKKGFFLMVEEEGTDEMAHDNEGELTIKAGQQLDKAVKVAKDYAKAHPDTLVLVTADHETGGLAIEGEDAEDESGEGISKEDGPFTVKGSDEKFYIDWTTGGHTSVDVALTAMGPGSSQFSGNYPNTAIHDKLVKLLQLKK